The Acidobacteriota bacterium region ACCCATATTTAGGTAATAGTCGGGATAGTTTTCCGCAAGCGAGGGATTCGGACGGAAATTGGCACCGCCCATCGCGATCATCGACATCGTTTCGAGTCCGCCGGCAACGATCACTTCCGCGCCGCCGGTTCTGATCCGGTCGGTCGCGAGCGCGATCGTCTGCAGACCCGATGAGCAATACCGATTGACGGTCATCGCCGAAGTTTCCACCGGCAACCCGGCAAGGATCATCGACGTGCGCGCGACGTTCATTCCCTGCTGAGCCTCCGGAAACGCGCATCCCATAATGACGTCCTCGATCTCGGCCGGATTCAGTCCCGGCACACGTTTGACCGCTTCCTTGATCGCGACCGCGCCCATATCGTCCGGACGGGTGTTTCGAAGTGTTCCCTTGGGTGCTTTTCCGATGGCCGTTCGAACGGCCGATACGATGACTGCTTCTTTCATATTTTTATCGAGAGTCTCCAAATATTTACTTATTTTTGCAGTCCGAACGGCACTCTGTCAAGAATGAGTGAACGTTCATTCATTTTGTAAAGGCGGAGGTCGGTTTTTTCGGAATAGTTGAAAGTTCGTAATTGATAGTTGGGAATGAGATACGAACTATCAGCTATCAATTACCAACTTTCAACTATTCCGAATTCGTCCTTTGATTGAGTAAAAAAGGCCGGAAAGTCACGACCGAACCGCAACATTCACGGCTTCAACTCCGAGAACTTCCGCAAGTGCCGCCGGCACGATCGAGACGAGAAATCCGCGCTTTCCACCGTTGATCCAAATTCTCTGCAGATCGAAGATCGAGCTCTCGGCATAGATCGGCATCGCGGTCCTTAGTCCGAACGGCGACGTGCCGCCGACGAGATAGCCGGTAAGTTTGTTTGCCCGGTCGGGCGTCGCGGGAACAACGGATTTAATTTTCAGGATCCGCGCGAGATCCTTTGTTGAAACCTGCAGATCGCCGTGTTGCAAAACGATCAACGGTTTCTTCTCATTGGTTTCGAAGACAAGTGTTTTGATCACCGCGTGCTCGTCAACGCCCAGACAGTCGGCTGAATGACGCGTCCCGCCCTTTTCGAGGTAATCGTATAGAAACGGTTCGAATTCGATCTTTTTCTCGCGCAAGACGCGGATCGCAGGTGTGATCGGAAAACTCGACATATTCGACCTTACTTCTTTTGCTTCAGAAAATAAGTCAACGCAAATATCACCGCCGCCACGCCGACGCCCAGATATGCGATCTCCTGGCCGTTGGTCCAGCGCGCGGTGTTGCCCAGAAAAATAACTCCGAGGACGATGATCACGACGCCGACGAGCTTTGCTTTCAGGTCATCCAGCGAATTGATGTTCAGCCAATCCGGAAGCGCAAGCGTCGGGTCGATGAACAATTCGTAAAGCCCGATCGCGATGATCAGAAACACCGTCGAAAGCAAAAATCCGTCAACGATCTCGATGAATTTCAAAACTACGGATTTGGTATCGACAACGCCGGCCACGATCTTGTAAATCAAATGCCCGATCTCGAAAATTCCGAGTCCAAGCATCGCGATCGTCGCCGCCAACGAACCGATGACGGCAATTATGACCAAATATCGACTTCTTTCAAGGATTGACTTCAGCATCGGCGGTAATTTTCACAACTCACGAGATGATCGTTCACGAGCCCGCAAGCCTGCATAAATGCGTACATTATCGTCGTCCCGACAAAGTTGAATCCGCGCTTTTTGAGGTCCTTGCTCAACGCGTCGGAAACGGGAGTCGAGGCGGGAACCTGTGACATCGATTCCCAGGCGTTGACGATCGGCTTGCCGTCGACGAACGACCAGATGTACTTGTCGAAACTCCCGAATTCCTCGACGGTTGCGAGAAAGCACTGAGCGTTGCGGACAGCCGAGGCTATCTTCAAACGATTGCGAATTATACCGGCGTTCGTCAGAAGTTCGGCGCACTTCGCATCGTCGTACCGAGCGATCTTGGACGCGTCGAAATCATCGAACGCGGCGCGATAGTTTTCGCGTTTTGCGAGCACCGTGTCCCAGCTCAAACCGGCCTGGGCGCCTTCGAGAATCAAAAACTCAAAAAGAGTCCGGTCGTCGTGCTGAGGAACGCCCCACTCGGTGTCGTGATACTTGATCGCCAGATCGTTTCTGGCCCAGTCGCAACGCATATTCATTTTCGATTTGCGATTTGCGATTTGCGATTTGCCCTTTGCAATTGATGCGGCCGGAAAACCTCAGCGATCATTCGATTGCAAATCGGGAACTTTGAAAAACCTGCTTGATTGAAGCGACAGGCCGTTCTTGATTTGGGTCGGGATGAAAACGATGATTTCAGACCAATTCGGCGCCATCACGGTCGAAAACATATTTAATCTGATCCTGCCGATCCGTGTTCATCTGTGGTTAAATCCGCCGATTTCCTTCAAGCCGGTATTTCAAAGCTCCCAATCGCAAATCGCAAATCGCAATTCGCAAATATCCTACGGGACTTTCTCGATCTTCTTCACTGTCAGAGAACACGGAAGATACTTGCCCATATTGTCTCCGGGAGCGTCATAGACCCGCAACGAGGCGACGATCTTGACCTTGTCGGTGTTCGAAACGTCCTGCTTCTTGTCGTCGCGGATCGTCAGGCCTTTGCCCTCGACATTCTCGACAGAGCTCGCGCCGCTTCCGAGGTCGATATTCGTCATCGCCGGGCGCGGGTTGTCGGCTTTGTCGGCGAACCCGATCGGGCAACGCATTGGATCTTTGCCGCTCTTCGAGCACATCGCGCTGCCGGTATTCAGGAAATACCCGACGACTTCGATATTCTGTTTGTCGTTCGCCTTGTCGCAAACGTTCGCGAATTCGACCGGTTTGCCGGTTTGATTGCAACCGGCCACGAGTAGTCCGAAGACCGTTAGTATTAAAGTTCTTTTCATTTCGATTCCTCCGGATTAATTGATCTTTTCGATCTTCTTGACAGTGAGTACACAAGGGGCGGTCTTGATATCCGGCGAAGGCGGCGCGCTTGAAACGAAGACCTCCGCGGTGACTTTCACCTTGTCCGCGGCCGCGACCACTTGAACTTTCTCGTCGTGAATCACAAGACCTTTGCCTTCAACGTTTTCAATCGCGCTTTTGCCGCTTCCGAGGTCGATATTGGCCGACGGTGGATTTGGATTATCCGGGTTGTCGACAAACTTCACCGGACAACGCATCGGATCACTGCCGCTTTTCGAACACATCGCGCTGCCGTCGTGTTTGAAAAAACCGGTAACCTCGACCATTTGCTTATTGTTTTCCTTATCGCAAAGGCGCGCGTACTCGACGGGTTTCCCCGTGTAGTCCTTCGCGCATCCAATTGCAAACAGGACGCTTATCATCAATAGAATTGTTCTCATTTTGGTTCCTCTTAAACTGTTCGAAATTCGGTTACTACATCCTCAAGAATGCCTGTGCCAATGATTTCTTGCGGTTTCAGATTCAAAAAGTTTTCAAACGCGGCGATAACCGAAGGCTGTTCGAGGATCACGCCGACCGGATTCAACGTCGCGATGCCGATCGACCTCATTCCGGCTCGCGCAGCCGCTTCAAAACCGTTGAGAGCATCCTCGAAAACGATGCAGGTCGCCGGGTTTTTTCGTAGTTTTTCAGCCGTTTTCAGAAATATTTCGGGATCTGGTTTGCCCATCGAGACTTCGGATGAATTGGTGACCGCGTCGAAGAACCGCCCCAATCCGAGTCCGCCGAGCACGAACTCGACATTCGCCGGCGGCGCCGCGGTCGCCACCGCGAGCCCGATTCCCAGCCTTCGCGATTCTTGCAGAAAAGCGGTCGCACCCGCAAGCGGAGCGCGTTCGGGCAGATAGATCTCGCGATAGATCTCTTCCTTTCGGTCGGCGAGTCTGAGGACCTCGGCCGGCGACGCTTCGGGAAAGATCGTTGGAACGATCTCGCGATTCGTCTTGCCGGCGGTATTCACGAGAAAGTCCTCAGCGCGGGCCTTAATGCCATTCTCACGGAGCATAATCTCCCACGCCCGCATATGAAAGCGCATATTGTCGACGAGCGTACCGTCCATATCGAAGATGAATGCGAATTGTTCGTAATCGATCATTTGTGAAGTTCCCGGACGCTCGCGCGCAATTCGGATCTGAGGCTCGGCGAAAGTCCCGTCCAATGCTCGCCGATAAGCATCGCTTCGATCGCGTAGACCAAGTTTAAGCTTGCCGGAAGCCCGTTCTGACGAAGCAGCCGGTAAATCTCGATGGATCCGACACGTTCAATGTCGGCCTTTGTGAAAACCCCGATCTCATTGAGCCAGGCTTCGCTTTTGGAACCAAGATTCGAAAGTTCGGAGATCTTTTTCATCTGCGGGCGATGTAGATCGTTTTCTCGACGACGCAATGGACGGCGCCGGCGCGGTCCGCGAGTTCGATAGTGTAGATTCTATCAATCGACTGCCGGTCGCGCAAAAGCGACTTGATCTCGTCGATCTCTGCCTGATCGATTTGGAAATCCGCAAAAAGCGATTCGCGGCCCGGCTTGCGAAAACGGATCGACGCGCTCTTGTCCCAAACGACATAATCGCGACCGAGATTTTTGATCAGCATTATCATATAGATCGGATCGACGGCGCCGTAAAGACTGCCGCCGAAGATCGTGCCGACATAATTGCGCGTTCTCCAATTTAGCGGAAGTTTGACCCGAATATGGCGATAATCGTCGGAGATGCTGACGACGCGCGCGCCTGTGCCGCGGTAGGCGGGAAAAAGGTTGAACTTGAACTTGTCGAATTTGGCTCCCACGATCAGGATGGAAAAGCGCTCGTCGCCAACACGCGTTCGGCCTGTCGGAAGTGCCGTTTCTCGTGTTCGACGATGATCGTCATCCCATCGCGGAGCTTGTAGGTCATAAGCGCCATAAACGGTGAAGTAATGACGGTCTTGTCAAGATCGGCGCCGTTGAGTCTTTCGAAGAGTTCGATAAGTCCGGAATTGTTCGCGACGAATTTTGCAACGATCGCCGGATCGACATCGCTCGGCGGC contains the following coding sequences:
- a CDS encoding DNA-3-methyladenine glycosylase I encodes the protein MNMRCDWARNDLAIKYHDTEWGVPQHDDRTLFEFLILEGAQAGLSWDTVLAKRENYRAAFDDFDASKIARYDDAKCAELLTNAGIIRNRLKIASAVRNAQCFLATVEEFGSFDKYIWSFVDGKPIVNAWESMSQVPASTPVSDALSKDLKKRGFNFVGTTIMYAFMQACGLVNDHLVSCENYRRC
- a CDS encoding TfoX/Sxy family protein, which codes for MKKISELSNLGSKSEAWLNEIGVFTKADIERVGSIEIYRLLRQNGLPASLNLVYAIEAMLIGEHWTGLSPSLRSELRASVRELHK
- a CDS encoding DUF4442 domain-containing protein — protein: MLIVGAKFDKFKFNLFPAYRGTGARVVSISDDYRHIRVKLPLNWRTRNYVGTIFGGSLYGAVDPIYMIMLIKNLGRDYVVWDKSASIRFRKPGRESLFADFQIDQAEIDEIKSLLRDRQSIDRIYTIELADRAGAVHCVVEKTIYIARR
- a CDS encoding YqhA family protein — its product is MLKSILERSRYLVIIAVIGSLAATIAMLGLGIFEIGHLIYKIVAGVVDTKSVVLKFIEIVDGFLLSTVFLIIAIGLYELFIDPTLALPDWLNINSLDDLKAKLVGVVIIVLGVIFLGNTARWTNGQEIAYLGVGVAAVIFALTYFLKQKK
- a CDS encoding HAD family phosphatase — protein: MIDYEQFAFIFDMDGTLVDNMRFHMRAWEIMLRENGIKARAEDFLVNTAGKTNREIVPTIFPEASPAEVLRLADRKEEIYREIYLPERAPLAGATAFLQESRRLGIGLAVATAAPPANVEFVLGGLGLGRFFDAVTNSSEVSMGKPDPEIFLKTAEKLRKNPATCIVFEDALNGFEAAARAGMRSIGIATLNPVGVILEQPSVIAAFENFLNLKPQEIIGTGILEDVVTEFRTV
- a CDS encoding aminoacyl-tRNA deacylase encodes the protein MSSFPITPAIRVLREKKIEFEPFLYDYLEKGGTRHSADCLGVDEHAVIKTLVFETNEKKPLIVLQHGDLQVSTKDLARILKIKSVVPATPDRANKLTGYLVGGTSPFGLRTAMPIYAESSIFDLQRIWINGGKRGFLVSIVPAALAEVLGVEAVNVAVRS